In Ochrobactrum sp. Marseille-Q0166, a single genomic region encodes these proteins:
- the ppa gene encoding inorganic diphosphatase yields MNIDAISIGKNPPEDINVIIEVPVGGQPIKYEMDKEAGALIVDRFLYTPMTYPGNYGFVPHTLSEDGDPIDVLVCNTRPLIPGCVINCRPIGVLVMEDNSGKDEKIIAVPSPKLTQRYEKVHDYSDLPEITLKQIAHFFEHYKDLEPGKWVKIGDWGDEDYARKFIVEAIERAKSK; encoded by the coding sequence ATGAATATCGATGCTATCTCGATTGGTAAAAATCCGCCAGAAGACATCAACGTAATCATCGAAGTGCCAGTTGGCGGACAGCCGATCAAGTACGAGATGGACAAAGAAGCTGGTGCTCTGATTGTGGACCGCTTTCTTTATACGCCGATGACCTATCCGGGCAATTACGGCTTTGTTCCGCATACGCTTTCAGAAGATGGCGACCCAATCGACGTTTTGGTTTGCAATACGCGCCCACTGATCCCTGGTTGTGTTATCAATTGTCGTCCAATTGGCGTCTTAGTCATGGAAGACAACTCCGGTAAAGATGAAAAGATCATCGCCGTTCCTTCGCCAAAACTTACACAACGTTATGAAAAGGTGCATGATTATTCGGATCTTCCCGAGATCACGCTTAAGCAGATTGCGCACTTCTTCGAACATTACAAAGATCTGGAACCTGGTAAGTGGGTCAAGATCGGTGACTGGGGTGATGAAGATTACGCACGCAAGTTCATTGTCGAAGCAATTGAACGCGCTAAGAGCAAGTAA